One window from the genome of Pseudomonas frederiksbergensis encodes:
- the ptrR gene encoding putrescine utilization regulator PtrR, translating to MEFSQLRIFQAVAEEGSITRAAERLHRVPSNLSTRLKQLEEQLGVDLFLRERQRLQLSPAGKVLLDYATKLFALHDEAHAAVQGGQPAGDFLLGTMYSTAATHLPDLLAAYHRAYPAVNLQVQSGPSGELLEGLLTNRLDAALVDGPLELAGLDGVPLCDERLVLITEADHAPVRSALDVEGRAVFTFRRGCSYRMRLEAWFAHDHATMGRAMEIESYQGMLACVIAGSGVALMSELMLASLPGRERVVAHPLAEPFASATTWLMWRKGMVGANLNAWIELQQQAWPRVPMITAQSA from the coding sequence GTGGAGTTCAGCCAGTTACGGATTTTCCAGGCCGTGGCCGAGGAAGGTTCCATCACCCGGGCAGCGGAGCGCTTGCACCGGGTGCCATCGAACCTGTCGACCCGGCTCAAACAGCTCGAAGAGCAGTTGGGCGTGGATCTTTTCCTACGGGAGCGTCAGCGTTTGCAGTTGTCGCCTGCAGGAAAAGTCTTGTTGGATTATGCGACCAAGCTGTTCGCCCTGCATGACGAAGCCCACGCGGCGGTGCAGGGCGGTCAGCCGGCCGGGGATTTCCTGCTGGGCACGATGTACAGCACGGCGGCGACGCATTTGCCGGACCTGCTGGCGGCTTATCACCGGGCTTACCCGGCGGTGAACCTGCAGGTGCAATCGGGGCCAAGTGGTGAATTGCTCGAAGGCCTGCTTACCAATCGCCTCGATGCAGCGCTGGTGGACGGCCCGCTGGAACTGGCGGGATTGGATGGCGTGCCATTGTGCGACGAACGGTTGGTGCTGATCACCGAGGCCGACCACGCGCCGGTACGCAGTGCGCTGGACGTGGAAGGCCGCGCGGTATTCACCTTCCGCCGGGGCTGTTCGTACCGGATGCGCCTGGAGGCCTGGTTTGCCCATGATCACGCAACCATGGGCCGGGCGATGGAGATCGAGTCGTACCAGGGGATGCTGGCGTGTGTCATCGCCGGGTCCGGGGTAGCGTTGATGTCGGAGTTGATGCTCGCCAGCCTGCCGGGCCGCGAGCGTGTGGTGGCGCATCCACTGGCCGAACCATTTGCCAGCGCGACGACGTGGTTGATGTGGCGCAAAGGCATGGTCGGCGCCAACCTGAACGCCTGGATCGAGTTGCAACAACAAGCGTGGCCGCGGGTGCCCATGATCACGGCGCAATCGGCTTGA
- a CDS encoding MFS transporter, producing the protein MSPLIRLLASFIALMMAMGIGRFALTPQLPHLIGEGQVDLTAAGLIAAANYLGYFLGALDAMFARRPEQVQRRLLGGLWLCVLLTLASFWAWGFWPHLALRFGTGVASAWVMVMITALSQPLAAAAGRPRLGALVFAGPGLGIFLTGLLALGSNLLGQTSDVLWLVYAGAALIMLLVILPALPKPTAAATHTAPVVVSGNSGIARLCVVYALYGVGYIIPATFLSQMASAQFKGQWQADLFWPCFGLAAAIGVLLVSLRKPNPNTTSRWLMATLWLQAAGVFACLLGSGAGLALGVVLCGSPFLACMQLVVMRARELAPHATQRNIGLLTACFAIGQLSGPLLAALSSHFSGGLQPALVIAGSGLVLAGGLLLRPANASAVKPCAQTALR; encoded by the coding sequence ATGTCGCCCTTGATTCGCCTGCTTGCCAGCTTCATAGCCCTGATGATGGCCATGGGCATCGGCCGCTTCGCCCTTACGCCGCAATTACCTCATTTGATCGGCGAAGGTCAGGTGGACTTGACCGCCGCCGGTCTGATTGCCGCCGCCAACTACTTGGGGTATTTCCTCGGTGCGCTGGACGCGATGTTCGCCCGTCGCCCGGAACAAGTGCAGCGACGGTTGCTCGGCGGCCTGTGGCTGTGCGTGCTGCTGACCCTGGCGTCGTTCTGGGCCTGGGGCTTCTGGCCGCACCTGGCATTGCGCTTCGGCACCGGTGTGGCGAGCGCCTGGGTGATGGTGATGATCACGGCCCTGAGCCAGCCCTTGGCCGCGGCGGCAGGACGGCCACGGCTTGGGGCGCTCGTATTTGCCGGACCGGGACTGGGAATTTTCCTGACAGGCTTGTTGGCCCTTGGCTCGAACCTGCTGGGCCAGACCTCCGATGTGTTGTGGTTGGTGTATGCCGGTGCGGCATTGATTATGTTGCTGGTGATCCTGCCGGCCCTGCCGAAACCCACGGCGGCGGCCACCCATACAGCGCCCGTCGTTGTGTCCGGTAACAGCGGTATCGCCCGACTCTGCGTGGTCTACGCCTTGTATGGCGTGGGCTACATCATTCCGGCGACGTTCCTGTCGCAGATGGCATCCGCACAATTCAAAGGGCAATGGCAGGCGGATCTGTTCTGGCCCTGCTTCGGCCTGGCCGCCGCCATTGGTGTGTTGCTGGTGAGCCTGCGCAAGCCCAACCCGAACACCACCAGCCGCTGGCTGATGGCGACGTTGTGGCTGCAAGCCGCTGGCGTGTTTGCGTGCCTGCTGGGCAGCGGTGCGGGGCTGGCGTTGGGCGTAGTCTTGTGTGGCTCACCGTTTCTGGCCTGCATGCAACTCGTGGTGATGCGTGCCCGAGAACTGGCGCCCCACGCGACGCAGCGCAACATCGGACTGCTGACGGCGTGTTTTGCCATCGGCCAGCTCAGCGGCCCCTTGCTGGCAGCGCTGAGCAGCCACTTCAGCGGTGGCTTGCAACCCGCGCTGGTCATCGCTGGCAGCGGTCTGGTGCTGGCGGGCGGCCTCCTGCTGCGCCCCGCCAACGCAAGCGCGGTGAAGCCTTGCGCACAGACCGCCCTGCGTTGA